In Sphaeramia orbicularis chromosome 15, fSphaOr1.1, whole genome shotgun sequence, a single genomic region encodes these proteins:
- the tmem14a gene encoding transmembrane protein 14A: MAVDWIGFSYAAAIAFGGFMGYKRKGSVMSLMAGLVFGGLSAYGAYNISSDPKDIKVLMFSSGLLSIIMGLRYKKSGKLMPAGIMTGLSLFMVFRLLVLIMV; this comes from the exons ATGGCAGTCGACTGGATTGGTTTCAGCTATGCTGCAGCCATCGCCTTTGGGGGATTTATGGGATACAAGAGAAAAG gCAGTGTGATGTCCCTGATGGCGGGTTTGGTTTTTGGTGGGTTATCTGCTTATGGTGCCTACAACATCTCAAGTGACCCAAAGGACATCAAAGTCTTGATGT TTTCTTCAGGACTCCTCTCCATCATAATGGGATTGAGATACAAGAAATCTGGGAAGTTAATGCCTGCTGGCATTATGACAGGGCTAAG TTTATTTATGGTGTTTCGACTGTTAGTCCTAATCATGGTGTGA